In Triplophysa rosa linkage group LG7, Trosa_1v2, whole genome shotgun sequence, the following proteins share a genomic window:
- the gcnt7 gene encoding beta-1,3-galactosyl-O-glycosyl-glycoprotein beta-1,6-N-acetylglucosaminyltransferase 7: MFNLVPANPRGHRLNRREISKLLFQCRTIMVQLESAKCSFLLCLGISIIFCSAIYLKAKISNAPHASVSTCQLLPENCPILPSPTPAFRWERQECTVNYIIHTKANCSRLRWELHFITVPLSKEEKDFPLAFIITIHKELEAFVRLLRAVYTPQNVYCIHVDAKASADYKTSVWNLVRCFPNVFLASVSERVTYAGFSRLKADINCMKDLMRSRVKWRRVINLCGQDFPIQTNLELVRYMRGSEWRGKNMAPGVKQPSYIRHRTRLQYEEVKDSVAPRGKGQTKGPPPHNLTIYFGTAYYSLTRAFAQYVLDSAVAKDLLSWSRDTFSPDEHYWVTLNHLEDAPGSDVNGGWEGNIRAIKWKDQEGTSHWGCKGRYVRDICIFGTGDLPWVVEKYSMFANKFETTSFPEALDCLELWHRHKVLQQASVPVQPSWQLITEVPESTASQPQSSTSSNHGIIPVYVKL; the protein is encoded by the exons GAGATCTCCAAGCTGCTCTTCCAATGTAGGACTATTATGGTCCAACTTGAGAGCGCCAAGTGCAGTTTTCTCCTCTGCCTTGGTATCAGCATCATCTTCTGTTCCGCCATCTACCTGAAAGCCAAAATATCCAACGCACCCCACGCTTCCGTCTCAACCTGTCAACTCCTGCCTGAAAACTGCCCCATTCTTCCGTCGCCGACGCCGGCCTTCAGATGGGAACGACAAGAATGTACCGTCAACTACATCATTCACACCAAAGCCAACTGCAGTCGACTGCGATGGGAACTTCATTTCATCACGGTGCCGTTAAGCAAAGAAGAGAAGGACTTCCCTTTAGCCTTCATCATCACCATACACAAAGAACTGGAAGCATTCGTTCGGCTTCTGAGGGCCGTCTACACGCCACAGAACGTCTACTGCATTCACGTGGACGCTAAAGCATCTGCAGACTACAAGACGAGCGTTTGGAATCTCGTCAGGTGCTTCCCAAACGTCTTTCTGGCCAGCGTCAGTGAAAGAGTGACGTACGCTGGCTTCTCCCGTCTGAAGGCGGACATCAACTGCATGAAGGACCTCATGAGATCTCGGGTCAAATGGAGGAGAGTGATCAATTTATGCGGACAGGATTTCCCCATTCAGACCAACCTGGAGTTGGTCCGGTACATGCGGGGATCTGAATGGAGAGGTAAGAACATGGCGCCGGGAGTCAAACAGCCATCGTACATACGCCACAGAACTCGGCTTCAATACGAAGAGGTCAAGGACTCTGTGGCACCGAGGGGCAAAGGTCAAACCAAGGGGCCACCTCCACACAACCTGACCATCTACTTCGGGACTGCCTATTATTCTTTGACAAGAGCGTTTGCGCAGTATGTACTCGACAGCGCGGTGGCCAAAGACCTGCTGAGCTGGTCTAGAGACACCTTCAGTCCAGATGAGCATTACTGGGTGACTTTAAACCACCTGGAGG atGCGCCAGGCAGTGATGTGAACGGTGGGTGGGAAGGAAACATTCGTGCTATCAAATGGAAGGATCAGGAGGGAACGTCACACTGGGGATGCAAAG GGCGATACGTCAGGGATATCTGCATCTTCGGGACTGGGGACCTGCCGTGGGTGGTGGAAAAATACAGCATGTTTGCTAATAAATTTGAGACTACGAGCTTCCCCGAAGCTTTGGACTGTCTGGAATTGTGGCACAGACACAAAGTTCTCCAGCAAGCATCGGTTCCCGTTCAGCCGTCGTGGCAGCTCATCACAGAGGTCCCTGAAAGCACTGCAAGTCAACCACAGAGCAGCACTTCATCAAATCACGGGATCATTCCTGTCTATGTGAAACTATAG